From Chryseobacterium gallinarum, one genomic window encodes:
- a CDS encoding T9SS type A sorting domain-containing protein, translating to MKKFYMSAFTLCIIFSLPAQEVVWQKDIKSSTQDFLSQVTTTIDQQYLITGSSIQAGSRKQGTGNAASQNNGYDFHLVKLNQQGEQVWEKYFSGQNHDYLSATVTTQDGGFLLAGTSYSGKGLDKKDDSKGGSDIWLVRINEFGDELWQKTLGSPSDEEARAVIQTTDSGFFVAGNVQNSSKGYGSKDVWIVRLDKEGKELSQLILGGKGLDEVEKIIPTKDGGALLGIYSRSGAVNIRNSQSTTNTPDLPSKTAGSVARSQMPKASSNYGEGDYWIVKLDKAGKVEWEKNYGGKGDDHLRTLALTSSGYLIGGESRSERSGNKTVGIEEGTDLWLIALNERGEEEWQKSYNFKNRDILMGMSVIGGELEDGSGKSTKGILLGGYTQAEGRIEKDDETFWMLYLDGNGNEQWRKHVGGESRKREERLSDLKLNRDGSIILAGTSAEELGKENWKIVKLGDKQVEQLIEKYDIKIYPNPVSDYAYVEIGFDFKEAEILLYDMSGRQLQSLKTKNKVTKINTQALIQGAYLVTIKTDNNKTANAKLIKK from the coding sequence ATGAAGAAATTCTACATGAGTGCATTTACCTTATGCATAATTTTTAGTTTGCCGGCCCAGGAAGTGGTTTGGCAGAAAGACATCAAATCCTCAACGCAGGATTTCCTAAGCCAGGTGACCACCACAATAGACCAGCAGTACCTTATCACAGGCAGCAGTATTCAGGCGGGAAGCCGGAAGCAGGGAACAGGAAATGCTGCCAGCCAGAACAACGGCTATGATTTCCACCTGGTAAAATTAAACCAACAGGGAGAACAGGTCTGGGAGAAGTATTTCTCGGGACAGAACCATGATTATTTGTCAGCCACTGTAACCACGCAGGATGGGGGCTTCCTTTTAGCCGGGACCTCCTATTCCGGAAAAGGGCTGGATAAAAAGGACGATTCCAAAGGAGGATCTGATATCTGGCTGGTCAGAATCAACGAGTTCGGGGATGAACTATGGCAGAAAACTTTGGGAAGCCCTTCCGATGAAGAAGCCAGGGCAGTGATTCAAACCACCGATTCAGGATTTTTTGTAGCGGGAAATGTACAAAACTCTTCTAAGGGTTACGGTTCCAAAGATGTATGGATAGTAAGACTTGATAAAGAGGGAAAAGAATTATCACAACTGATTTTAGGAGGAAAAGGTTTAGACGAAGTTGAAAAAATAATTCCCACGAAAGACGGTGGCGCTTTGTTAGGTATTTATTCCAGAAGCGGAGCTGTTAATATAAGAAATAGTCAATCAACAACCAATACTCCGGATTTACCTTCCAAAACTGCGGGTTCTGTAGCCAGAAGCCAAATGCCAAAAGCCAGCAGCAACTATGGTGAAGGCGACTACTGGATTGTAAAACTGGATAAAGCCGGAAAGGTAGAATGGGAAAAGAATTATGGAGGCAAAGGAGATGATCATTTGAGGACCCTGGCATTGACCTCCAGCGGCTATCTCATCGGAGGAGAATCCAGATCGGAAAGATCCGGGAACAAAACAGTAGGAATAGAGGAAGGAACAGACCTTTGGCTAATTGCCCTTAACGAAAGAGGCGAAGAGGAGTGGCAAAAGTCTTACAACTTTAAAAACCGTGATATTCTGATGGGAATGAGTGTGATAGGTGGGGAGCTGGAAGATGGAAGCGGGAAGTCTACCAAAGGAATTCTTTTGGGAGGTTACACCCAGGCAGAAGGAAGGATTGAAAAGGATGATGAAACTTTCTGGATGCTGTACCTGGATGGCAATGGTAATGAGCAGTGGCGGAAACATGTGGGAGGAGAATCGAGAAAAAGAGAGGAAAGGCTTTCGGACTTGAAGCTCAACAGGGATGGTTCTATTATCCTTGCAGGAACCAGCGCAGAAGAGCTGGGGAAAGAAAACTGGAAGATCGTCAAATTAGGAGATAAGCAGGTTGAACAGTTAATTGAAAAATATGACATTAAGATTTATCCTAACCCGGTATCCGATTATGCGTATGTAGAAATCGGCTTTGATTTCAAAGAAGCTGAGATTTTGTTGTATGATATGAGCGGGAGACAGCTTCAGAGTTTGAAAACGAAGAATAAGGTCACGAAAATAAATACCCAGGCTTTGATACAGGGGGCTTATCTGGTGACAATAAAAACGGATAATAATAAAACAGCGAATGCTAAACTGATAAAAAAATAA
- a CDS encoding DUF4407 domain-containing protein — MKTNQQTINQSNHAINWFQKFLMICSGGNIHILRKTPSEWNKFSGIGGIVLFTAIFATLSAGYAMYTVFDNIWAAAGFGVLWGLMIFNLDRYIVSSIKKTGTWWNQILMAVPRLILATFLGIIISKPLELKIFEKEVNKQLNTIIQRNKKQLQGEMNGRILQQSGPFETEKQQISEKIAQYQKAYDSASVELEKEILGKQTGLTSGKEGFGPNAKRKQELKEQRRQDLENYQKQAAPRLEYLDKEISKVYTNLETERKSTETFEDKFNGFAARLQALDELGKNSAIIGLAAAFIMGLFICLEISPVLVKLISHVGPYDYLLEKTENDFRLYSKEKIEKGNAQTDFRIEDFKDNLKK; from the coding sequence ATGAAAACAAACCAACAAACTATAAATCAATCGAATCATGCAATAAACTGGTTCCAGAAGTTTCTGATGATATGCTCAGGCGGAAACATCCATATCTTAAGAAAAACGCCCAGTGAATGGAATAAGTTTTCAGGAATCGGAGGCATTGTACTTTTCACGGCCATATTTGCCACTCTCTCTGCAGGCTACGCCATGTATACTGTTTTTGATAATATTTGGGCTGCCGCAGGATTTGGTGTCCTGTGGGGACTAATGATTTTTAACCTGGACCGATATATTGTTTCCTCCATTAAAAAGACAGGAACGTGGTGGAACCAGATTTTGATGGCAGTTCCCCGTTTGATATTAGCAACATTCTTGGGGATTATTATCTCAAAACCATTAGAGCTGAAAATCTTTGAAAAAGAGGTCAATAAACAATTGAACACCATTATTCAAAGAAATAAAAAGCAACTTCAGGGAGAAATGAACGGAAGGATCCTTCAGCAAAGCGGACCATTTGAAACAGAAAAGCAACAAATCTCAGAAAAAATTGCTCAATATCAGAAAGCCTATGATTCCGCATCGGTAGAGCTTGAAAAAGAAATTCTGGGAAAACAAACCGGCTTAACCAGTGGAAAAGAGGGTTTCGGACCTAATGCAAAGCGTAAACAGGAGTTAAAGGAACAGCGCAGGCAAGATCTTGAGAATTATCAGAAACAGGCAGCTCCAAGACTTGAATACCTGGATAAAGAAATTTCAAAAGTATATACCAACCTGGAAACTGAAAGAAAATCCACAGAAACTTTTGAGGATAAATTCAATGGTTTTGCGGCCCGCCTTCAGGCATTGGATGAGCTTGGAAAAAATTCAGCTATCATAGGACTTGCTGCAGCGTTTATTATGGGATTGTTTATTTGTCTTGAGATTTCACCGGTCTTGGTAAAACTGATTTCCCATGTAGGACCCTATGATTATCTTTTAGAAAAAACGGAAAACGATTTCAGGCTCTATTCCAAAGAAAAAATTGAAAAAGGAAATGCCCAGACAGATTTCCGTATAGAAGACTTTAAGGATAATTTAAAAAAATAA
- a CDS encoding AAA family ATPase, whose product MIINKEEIRKKKKKLDDCKAFLKKEFIGIDKIIDDLMEYLQIWYLMPEILTRPVVINLWGMTGVGKTDLIRKMVRFLEFQNRFVEIELSNTDETSWSKSVSDIFQSNGLSDEKPSIVLFDEIQRFNTIDPDGAPVPQTKFTDFWELLSDGRLSKREREDLEHYLFSYLFRKKENDRRKLNGETELDENPYLNLWDAKELKKYLSMDDDVMSIIDMKEEDMIKLIRKKQKEKKIYEPVDYSKMLIIISGNLDEAFQMSRDTSEADVDANIYHAFTKKITVVDIKNALARKFRPEQVARFGNIHLIYFSLKTEDFQKLIQREINTLKHKTKTKFGITLKINKAINELIYRNGVFPVQGVRPVFSSVVDILDTNLSKFLFEAIIHEDTAIEIDYLEKQKVITGRIGARTIEIPYLGRIDKIRQSNQQDAVANISVHECGHAVSYMLYTGFAPLQLKSKVASSYAAGFTFPHQIHDTRESLLDRIKIYLAGGIAEEIIFGEANASIGRSHDREQATSLAIDYIRKYGFEEDYQANYSLEDYPHRMQQHITDERVEKLMQELSGKAKEDLILHINLLKDMSKILSQKGSMLPKEIHDIAFRHQLKVEIKEEGHLHITNYHQILNS is encoded by the coding sequence ATGATTATCAATAAAGAAGAGATCCGGAAGAAAAAGAAAAAGCTGGATGATTGCAAAGCTTTCCTCAAAAAAGAATTCATAGGAATAGACAAGATCATTGATGACCTGATGGAATACCTGCAGATCTGGTATTTGATGCCTGAAATCCTCACCCGCCCTGTTGTCATCAATCTATGGGGCATGACAGGAGTGGGTAAAACAGATCTGATAAGGAAAATGGTCCGGTTTCTGGAATTTCAAAACCGTTTTGTAGAAATTGAGCTCAGCAATACCGATGAAACTTCCTGGAGCAAAAGTGTTTCCGATATCTTCCAGAGCAATGGCCTTAGTGATGAAAAGCCAAGTATCGTTCTTTTTGATGAAATTCAACGTTTCAATACCATTGATCCGGATGGTGCTCCTGTACCGCAAACCAAGTTCACCGATTTCTGGGAACTTCTGAGTGATGGACGCCTGAGCAAGCGGGAACGCGAAGATCTTGAACACTATCTATTCTCTTATCTTTTCCGTAAAAAGGAAAATGACAGGCGAAAACTCAACGGTGAGACAGAACTGGATGAAAATCCTTATCTCAATTTGTGGGATGCCAAAGAGCTTAAAAAATATCTGAGCATGGATGATGATGTCATGAGCATTATCGACATGAAAGAAGAGGATATGATTAAACTGATCCGTAAAAAGCAAAAGGAAAAGAAAATCTACGAGCCGGTAGACTACAGTAAAATGCTGATTATCATTAGTGGAAATCTGGACGAAGCCTTTCAGATGTCCCGTGATACCAGTGAAGCGGATGTAGATGCCAATATTTATCATGCTTTTACTAAAAAAATCACTGTTGTGGATATCAAAAATGCGCTTGCCAGAAAATTCCGTCCTGAACAGGTAGCCCGTTTTGGTAATATCCATCTGATTTATTTCTCATTAAAAACGGAAGACTTTCAGAAGCTGATTCAAAGGGAGATTAATACGTTAAAGCACAAAACCAAAACAAAGTTTGGCATTACGCTAAAGATAAATAAAGCTATTAATGAGCTGATTTACAGAAACGGCGTATTTCCGGTACAGGGAGTTCGCCCTGTATTCAGCAGTGTGGTTGATATTTTGGATACCAATCTCAGTAAGTTTCTTTTTGAAGCCATTATTCATGAGGATACTGCTATAGAAATTGATTATCTGGAAAAACAGAAAGTCATCACCGGCAGGATTGGAGCACGAACGATTGAGATCCCATACCTGGGAAGGATTGATAAGATACGCCAATCTAATCAGCAGGATGCCGTAGCCAATATCAGCGTGCATGAATGTGGGCATGCTGTCTCTTATATGCTGTATACAGGATTTGCTCCTCTTCAGCTGAAAAGCAAGGTAGCAAGCAGCTATGCCGCAGGATTTACTTTTCCTCATCAGATACATGATACCAGGGAAAGCCTTCTTGACAGGATTAAAATTTATCTTGCAGGAGGGATTGCCGAGGAAATTATTTTTGGAGAAGCAAATGCCAGCATCGGAAGAAGCCATGACAGAGAACAGGCTACATCACTTGCCATTGATTATATCAGAAAATATGGTTTTGAAGAAGATTATCAGGCCAATTACAGTCTTGAAGATTATCCTCATCGCATGCAACAGCATATTACTGACGAAAGGGTGGAAAAGCTGATGCAGGAATTATCAGGAAAAGCAAAGGAAGATCTTATCCTTCATATCAACCTGCTGAAGGATATGAGTAAAATACTCAGTCAGAAAGGCAGTATGCTTCCTAAAGAAATTCATGATATTGCTTTCAGACATCAACTAAAGGTAGAGATTAAAGAGGAAGGACATCTTCATATTACCAATTATCATCAAATACTGAATTCATAA
- a CDS encoding KTSC domain-containing protein produces MPSSVVNRFIYFPDTEILRIIYQSGAVYDYFKVPQTIIEKFSAAKSKGQFLNKVIKPRFKYTKIS; encoded by the coding sequence ATGCCATCAAGTGTTGTCAATAGATTTATATATTTTCCAGACACTGAAATATTGAGAATTATATATCAGTCAGGAGCAGTTTATGATTATTTTAAGGTGCCCCAGACTATTATTGAGAAATTCAGCGCTGCAAAATCCAAAGGACAGTTTTTAAATAAAGTAATTAAACCCAGGTTTAAGTATACTAAAATAAGCTAA
- a CDS encoding GEVED domain-containing protein — MKKTILCGAMLLTLSLSAQQKKDWCDFDTEQRAHRNQNQEIDEMIRNIRNRIIAANQNSSAKNGNTFKTVNGVYEIPVVVHVIAPTNATIGSQYNKSDAQIQAWLDHCNAMYAGTYQWANGVPADFGTAATMPIKLVLAKRDPNCNATTGIIRYNGGTLPGYDSYGIKRQGTNGVTTSQIKTIAPHWPEASYFNIYIMNKVDGGGTYGIMGWAGLPQNANSGYESFMKSFVVTLQDDVTLAHEFGHSMGLLHTFGDANPDAPQGDTTTTFCPQTTNDCTQDDDQVCDTERSRSLLNDPAPTNNDMNYCTGSNYQGVQYNMMNYTNPKAFKFTNGQHDRAALYFFLMRGSLSTSLGATAPAVTPSLGTPIAACTPTGITNQTNYFVGPTLVKLGNINNASTGFWQNDPNYYVDYTGASCLRATSTELLVNQSQNLQVNVSDEGNAVRAWIDFNNNGSFEASELIGSGNNIPVDPATLIGSFNATFTAPSSVVMDTPLRMRVIVDYQNTNITPCGQLTYGQAEDYTVKFVTNLATSEVKVDKDDLTIYPNPVTTGDKIFIKAKNSKNLKVSISDMAGRLVGSPSVTEERKGIFKVDQQLEKGVYMIQVSNGKDSKTSKLIIK; from the coding sequence ATGAAGAAAACTATCCTTTGTGGGGCAATGCTACTTACCCTTTCACTATCAGCACAGCAAAAAAAAGATTGGTGTGATTTTGATACTGAACAAAGAGCACATCGTAATCAGAATCAGGAAATTGATGAAATGATCCGGAATATTCGTAATAGGATTATTGCTGCTAATCAAAACAGTTCTGCTAAAAACGGGAATACCTTTAAAACCGTTAATGGGGTTTATGAAATCCCTGTAGTAGTACATGTAATCGCACCTACTAATGCTACAATAGGATCACAATATAATAAAAGTGATGCACAAATTCAGGCTTGGTTGGATCATTGTAACGCAATGTATGCCGGAACCTATCAATGGGCTAATGGAGTTCCTGCTGATTTTGGAACAGCAGCAACCATGCCGATAAAACTTGTATTAGCAAAAAGAGACCCTAACTGTAATGCTACCACAGGGATTATCAGATATAATGGAGGTACCCTTCCCGGATATGATTCTTACGGGATAAAACGTCAGGGAACAAACGGAGTGACTACATCTCAAATAAAAACAATTGCTCCGCACTGGCCGGAAGCTTCTTACTTCAACATCTATATTATGAATAAAGTAGATGGTGGTGGAACATACGGAATTATGGGCTGGGCTGGTTTACCCCAAAACGCGAATTCCGGCTATGAATCTTTTATGAAATCATTTGTTGTAACATTACAAGATGATGTTACTTTAGCACATGAATTTGGACATAGTATGGGGCTGCTTCATACTTTTGGAGACGCAAATCCTGACGCGCCGCAAGGAGATACCACCACTACATTTTGTCCTCAGACCACTAATGATTGTACTCAAGATGATGACCAGGTTTGCGATACAGAGAGATCAAGAAGTTTGCTGAATGATCCTGCTCCAACCAATAATGATATGAACTATTGTACAGGATCAAATTATCAGGGAGTACAGTATAATATGATGAATTATACAAACCCTAAAGCATTTAAATTTACAAATGGACAACATGACAGAGCTGCTCTTTATTTCTTTTTGATGAGAGGTTCATTGAGTACTTCGTTAGGAGCTACTGCTCCAGCTGTAACACCTTCACTTGGTACTCCCATTGCAGCTTGTACTCCAACCGGAATAACGAACCAGACTAACTATTTTGTGGGCCCTACACTGGTGAAATTAGGAAATATTAATAATGCATCAACAGGTTTCTGGCAGAATGATCCTAACTATTATGTAGATTACACCGGGGCAAGTTGTTTAAGAGCAACATCCACAGAACTATTAGTTAATCAGTCTCAAAATCTTCAAGTAAATGTATCTGATGAAGGAAATGCAGTTCGTGCATGGATCGATTTTAACAATAACGGTAGCTTTGAAGCTTCCGAATTAATAGGCTCTGGCAACAATATTCCCGTGGATCCGGCTACCCTTATCGGTTCGTTCAATGCAACCTTTACAGCTCCATCTTCTGTAGTAATGGATACACCATTAAGAATGAGAGTGATTGTTGATTATCAGAATACTAATATTACACCTTGTGGACAGCTAACTTATGGGCAGGCTGAAGATTATACCGTAAAGTTTGTAACCAATTTAGCAACAAGTGAAGTGAAAGTGGACAAAGATGACTTAACAATCTATCCTAATCCTGTTACTACCGGAGATAAAATTTTTATTAAAGCTAAAAATAGTAAAAACTTAAAGGTTTCTATTTCCGATATGGCAGGAAGATTAGTGGGAAGTCCATCAGTAACTGAAGAAAGAAAAGGAATCTTCAAAGTTGATCAACAGCTTGAAAAAGGAGTTTATATGATTCAGGTTTCCAATGGAAAAGACAGTAAGACTTCTAAATTGATTATTAAATAA
- the guaB gene encoding IMP dehydrogenase, with protein MSIHNKIVETAITFDDVLLVPSYSEVLPNQVSLKSRLTDKITLNVPIVSAAMDTVTEADLAIALARVGGLGFIHKNMTIAEQAAQVNRVKRSENGMISDPVTLSKDHTLGQAKEMMSKYKISGLPVVDAENVLIGIITNRDVKYQEDLDIKVEEIMTKENLITSDKDTNLEKAKEILLKSRVEKLPIVDKDNKLVGLITIKDIDNQLEYPNANKDQGGRLIVGAGVGVGEDTLDRIEALVQAGVDIVAIDSAHGHSKGVLDKISEIRKAYPELDIVGGNIVTAEAAKDLIEAGANVLKVGVGPGSICTTRVVAGVGVPQLSAIYNVYEYAQSKNVTVIADGGIKLSGDIVKAIASGAGAVMLGSLLAGTDEAPGEEIIFQGRKFKSYQGMGSLSAMKRGGKERYFQSEAKKFVPEGIEGRVPHKGKLEDVIFQLTGGLRAGMGYCGAKDIEALQQDSKLVMITGSGLKESHPHDVIITQEAPNYSL; from the coding sequence ATGTCTATTCATAACAAAATTGTAGAGACAGCCATCACTTTCGATGACGTTCTTCTAGTCCCTTCTTATTCAGAAGTTTTACCTAATCAGGTTTCATTAAAATCAAGACTTACCGACAAAATCACGCTGAATGTTCCGATAGTTTCCGCTGCAATGGACACTGTTACTGAAGCTGATCTGGCCATAGCATTAGCAAGAGTCGGAGGTTTGGGCTTTATTCACAAAAACATGACAATCGCTGAGCAGGCTGCCCAGGTAAACCGTGTAAAGCGTTCCGAAAACGGAATGATTTCTGATCCGGTTACCCTTTCCAAAGATCATACTTTGGGACAGGCTAAAGAAATGATGTCAAAATACAAAATTTCAGGCCTTCCGGTAGTAGATGCTGAAAATGTGCTGATCGGAATTATTACCAACAGGGACGTAAAGTATCAGGAAGATCTTGATATAAAAGTGGAAGAGATCATGACCAAAGAAAATCTGATCACTTCCGATAAAGATACCAATCTTGAAAAAGCCAAAGAAATTCTTCTTAAAAGCAGAGTTGAAAAACTTCCAATCGTAGATAAAGATAATAAACTGGTTGGGTTGATTACCATTAAAGATATCGACAATCAGTTAGAATATCCGAATGCGAATAAAGACCAGGGCGGAAGACTTATTGTAGGAGCCGGAGTAGGGGTAGGAGAAGATACCCTTGACAGAATTGAAGCCTTGGTGCAGGCCGGGGTAGATATTGTAGCGATTGACTCTGCACATGGGCACTCAAAAGGGGTATTGGATAAAATTTCTGAAATCAGAAAAGCCTATCCGGAACTGGATATCGTAGGAGGAAATATTGTAACGGCTGAAGCGGCTAAAGACCTGATTGAAGCAGGAGCTAATGTTCTTAAAGTAGGAGTTGGCCCGGGCTCTATCTGTACGACAAGAGTGGTGGCAGGAGTAGGAGTTCCTCAATTATCTGCTATCTACAATGTGTACGAATACGCTCAATCTAAAAATGTAACTGTAATTGCCGACGGAGGAATCAAACTTTCCGGAGATATCGTAAAAGCGATTGCTAGCGGAGCAGGAGCCGTTATGTTGGGGTCTCTTTTAGCAGGAACTGATGAAGCACCGGGGGAAGAAATTATTTTCCAGGGAAGAAAATTCAAATCTTACCAGGGAATGGGTAGCCTTTCTGCCATGAAAAGAGGAGGTAAGGAAAGATATTTCCAAAGTGAGGCTAAAAAATTCGTTCCGGAAGGAATTGAAGGAAGAGTTCCTCATAAAGGAAAGCTGGAAGATGTAATTTTCCAGTTGACGGGAGGTCTGAGAGCAGGTATGGGATATTGTGGAGCTAAAGATATTGAAGCTTTGCAACAAGATTCCAAACTTGTTATGATTACCGGAAGCGGATTGAAAGAATCCCACCCGCATGATGTAATCATCACTCAGGAAGCCCCGAATTATTCTTTGTAA
- a CDS encoding DUF4252 domain-containing protein: MKTFKNIFLTLLMIGTLQSCIVSEKPNIDFFSDAGYDFKGAKYTSFNVPMLLAKPYIKKALREDGESEELVNLVKKISKIKILTVENGSKEMLNDYVRYLNNSHYEDWATIKHDGDNVNVRVKQNGDAIKNMLITVNSDKELVFVDVKGSFTAGDISKMINSFSDK, translated from the coding sequence ATGAAAACTTTTAAAAACATTTTTTTGACTCTTTTGATGATTGGTACCCTTCAATCCTGTATTGTTTCAGAAAAACCCAATATAGACTTTTTTTCAGATGCAGGATATGATTTTAAAGGAGCGAAATATACAAGCTTTAATGTCCCGATGCTATTGGCAAAGCCCTATATCAAGAAAGCTCTGAGGGAAGATGGAGAAAGTGAGGAACTGGTAAACCTGGTAAAGAAAATTTCCAAAATAAAAATCCTTACCGTAGAAAACGGAAGCAAAGAGATGCTTAATGACTATGTTCGCTATTTGAACAATAGCCATTACGAAGATTGGGCAACCATAAAACATGACGGAGATAATGTCAATGTAAGGGTAAAACAAAATGGGGATGCTATTAAAAATATGCTGATTACTGTAAATTCAGATAAAGAATTGGTTTTTGTGGATGTAAAAGGAAGTTTTACAGCAGGAGATATTTCGAAAATGATCAATTCTTTTTCAGATAAATAA
- a CDS encoding DUF4252 domain-containing protein translates to MKKLFIIFALAFSHFFTVYGQRDKFDQLFDKYQEVEGVTSIKIAKPMFGMLSSLNIDDSQLDQIKPLLSKINGLKILITENPEKSNTSDGRRVQDNLSQLSKDISSYLKNLNYNEIMSVNNSGAKIKFLSAEARNGILDDLLLSIDGGSGESIFVMLDGKLSMDDVSKIISSSETKKNPVSNIKSNITSENNPSYLNGEARNVGDFSGIQVSTGVNVVFKQEKPASVKVIADSDKLQYIITKVENGILRIYIDNKGIRNLKFRNLSVNVSSPKMSSIDVSSGSNLTVVNAIQENNMRIDASSGANVTGDFKISGATDISVSSGANVRAGITTGKISVKSSSGSSTNLSGSAESGTIDISSGAVCKADDLKLTSLETEATSGGNLSVNVSGKLKVRASSGGLVKYKGRPEIESNISKTSGGTLRHLD, encoded by the coding sequence ATGAAAAAACTATTCATAATATTCGCACTTGCTTTTTCCCATTTCTTTACGGTGTATGGGCAAAGAGATAAATTCGATCAGCTTTTTGACAAATATCAGGAAGTAGAAGGCGTTACTTCTATTAAAATTGCCAAGCCTATGTTTGGAATGCTGAGCAGTCTGAACATTGATGATTCCCAGCTGGATCAGATCAAACCGTTATTGTCAAAAATCAATGGTTTAAAGATTTTGATTACAGAAAATCCTGAAAAATCAAATACTTCTGATGGTCGCAGGGTTCAGGATAACCTTTCCCAGTTGAGTAAGGATATTTCCTCTTACCTGAAGAATCTGAATTACAATGAAATCATGTCCGTAAACAATTCCGGAGCAAAGATAAAATTTCTTTCCGCCGAAGCCAGGAATGGTATTCTGGATGATTTATTATTGAGCATTGATGGCGGAAGTGGAGAAAGTATTTTTGTAATGCTTGATGGTAAACTTTCTATGGATGATGTGAGTAAAATCATCAGCTCCAGTGAAACCAAAAAAAATCCGGTCAGTAATATAAAAAGTAATATCACATCAGAAAATAATCCTTCTTACCTGAATGGAGAAGCAAGAAATGTTGGTGACTTTTCAGGAATTCAGGTAAGTACCGGAGTGAATGTAGTCTTCAAGCAGGAAAAACCTGCCAGTGTAAAAGTAATTGCAGATTCTGATAAGTTGCAATATATCATTACAAAAGTAGAAAACGGGATATTGAGAATTTATATTGATAACAAAGGAATAAGGAACCTGAAATTTAGAAATTTAAGTGTAAATGTTTCCTCCCCAAAAATGAGCAGCATTGATGTTTCTTCCGGATCAAACCTTACGGTGGTAAATGCCATTCAAGAGAATAATATGAGAATTGATGCATCATCGGGAGCCAATGTGACAGGTGATTTCAAAATCTCAGGAGCAACGGATATTTCGGTTTCTTCAGGAGCCAACGTCAGAGCCGGGATTACGACCGGAAAAATCTCAGTCAAAAGCTCAAGCGGATCCAGTACAAATCTGAGCGGAAGTGCCGAATCCGGAACTATTGATATTAGCAGTGGAGCTGTTTGTAAAGCTGATGATTTAAAATTAACTTCTCTTGAAACGGAAGCTACATCAGGCGGGAATCTCTCTGTAAATGTATCCGGAAAATTAAAAGTGAGAGCATCTTCAGGAGGTTTGGTAAAATATAAAGGAAGACCGGAAATAGAATCCAATATCAGTAAAACATCAGGAGGTACTTTAAGGCATTTGGATTAA
- a CDS encoding RNA polymerase sigma factor: MTQETFKNTVFILKDEMYRFAKRFVMSSDEAEDVVQDLMMKFWQKKDELEQFGNFKSYALKSVRNECLNRLKHHDVKLGFADLQLHRSELYSMEVDNLKEHIIGFINQLPEKQKMVIHLKDVEEYEVSEISEMLEMEENAVRVNLMRARQKVKEQISQLMSYEKRSITE; the protein is encoded by the coding sequence ATGACCCAAGAAACTTTCAAGAATACGGTGTTTATTCTCAAAGACGAGATGTATCGTTTTGCGAAAAGGTTCGTTATGAGCAGTGATGAAGCAGAAGATGTGGTGCAGGATTTGATGATGAAGTTCTGGCAAAAAAAGGATGAGCTTGAGCAATTTGGGAATTTTAAATCCTATGCATTGAAGTCTGTCCGGAATGAATGTCTGAACCGGCTGAAACATCACGATGTCAAGTTAGGATTTGCTGATTTGCAGTTGCATCGTTCGGAGCTGTACAGCATGGAGGTTGATAATCTTAAAGAACACATTATAGGATTTATCAACCAGCTTCCGGAGAAACAAAAAATGGTTATCCATTTGAAAGATGTAGAAGAGTATGAAGTGTCTGAAATTTCTGAAATGCTGGAAATGGAGGAAAATGCGGTAAGGGTCAACCTTATGCGGGCAAGACAAAAAGTAAAAGAACAAATCTCACAACTGATGAGCTATGAAAAAAGATCAATTACAGAATAA